One region of Pogona vitticeps strain Pit_001003342236 chromosome 1, PviZW2.1, whole genome shotgun sequence genomic DNA includes:
- the ZNF511 gene encoding zinc finger protein 511 isoform X1, which translates to MESGGGAPVSPFLFRPARLRFPAQHPFFEDGDVHRHLSRRDLLPGSPREEEEGEEGPDSTPRFSCHARGCHQAFHSLESYEHHYQALHRNVCSSCQRAFPSAHLLDVHLLEWHDSLFQVMAEKGDMYPCLVESCPGRFKGAKERKEHLVHVHQYPPDFRFNKPQPRKSSAKEKMPPSGESSVPMELNVEEPGDQVLADAMDVGPSESIPESVLPPRTKAALSCRYRIPPTICFGHGATRSFKGRREKH; encoded by the exons ATGGAGTCCGGCGGAGGCGCCCCGGTTTCCCCGTTCCTCTTCCGCCCGGCCCGGCTCCGCTTCCCGGCCCAGCACCCTTTCTTCGAG gacgggGACGTCCACCGGCATCTCTCCCGGCGGGACCTGCTGCCGGGCTCCCcccgcgaggaggaggagggggaggaaggcccG GACAGCACACCCCGTTTCTCCTGCCACGCCCGGGGCTGCCACCAGGCCTTCCACTCCCTGGAGAGCTACGAGCATCACTACCAGGCGCTGCACCGGAATGTGTGCTCCTCTTGCCAGCGGGCCTTCCCCTCGGCTCACCTGCTCGATGTCCACCTCCTGGAGTGGCACGACTCCCTTTTCCAGGTCATGGCGGAGAAAGGCGACATG TACCCGTGCCTTGTGGAGAGCTGCCCAGGGAGGTTCAAGGGGGCCAAAGAGCGCAAAGAACACCTAGTCCATGTTCACCAATACCCTCCGGATTTCCGCTTCAACAAGCCCCAGCCACGTAAAAG TTCTGCCAAGGAAAAAATGCCTCCGTCGGGAGAGAGCAGCGTCCCCATGGAGTTGAACGTGGAAGAGCCAGGAGACCAGGTTCTAGCAGATGCTATGGACGTGGGTCCCAGCGAAAGCATACCAGAAAGTGTGCTGCCGCCCAGGACTAAGGCTGCTTTGAGTTGTCGATACAG